GGAATCTCCACATAGGCCTAGAGTGCTCCGAGCCCCGTCCTCATCCAAGTGCGGAACATGTGGATGAGGCTGAGCTGATTCTTTCTGGGGGCGGgagtggggggcgggggcggcgcAGGGGGAGatgaggagaagggaaagagaagtgcAGAAAGTCTCCGCGGGGGTTTGTACGCGCCTGTCCACAGTGAAGAGCAGGGTTTGCACGTACCCATCCGCGGCGGGGAGCGGTTTTGTACGTGTCCAGCCACAGCGAGGAGCGGGGCTGGGCTACTGAGGGGCGCTGCTGGCCCCCGTGTCTGCTCCTCTTTGACTGTGTGGAGCTCACTGACCCTGGCGACCTCAGCTGGGGTGTATTCTGGATAACCACAGGACTGTACTTCCCTCACTGTACGCCCATCCTCAGCCATCCAAGGAGACAAGGCTGGCCTGGGTTACTCCATTCAAACTCCAAATCTGGTCGTCAGAACACTTTCTGGACTTGGGAATATAAGGGGTTGAatccagaaaaagaaacaatgagcaagagaaagagagagttgggggggagagagacagacagagagagagagggagagaaagggagggagggagggaggggaggggaggggaggggaggggaagaagaaaggaaggaaagagagagagggaaacaaaGGAAGGGAGGCCAGAGGGCTATTGACAGTGTGGCTAATCTGTTTTGCCAAATAAAGACCAAAAAGATATGCTGGTCACTACCATtgcataaaaaaaaaaggacattttaataTCAAAGCAAGTAGAAAGGCTAGAATATCAGAAGAAATAGCAGCCCTTCTCATGACAATACCAAATGGCATAAGTACTTTCCTGGAATGATGAGTTACTTAACTTCCacctacctcagtttcctcatctggcaAACGGGTCGGCATTACTCATAGGGTTGCTGTATCACTGAGTTATTATTTGTAAAGTGCGTAGGATAGTGCCTGGAATACAGGTCTGATATGTTTGTTCAGTAAAAAATTAAAtccatatttaaaaagttaattaggccgggcgcgatggctcacgcctgtaatcccagcactttgggaggccgaggagggcggatcacctgaggtcagaagttccagaccagcctggccaacatggcgaaaccccgtctctactaaaaacagaaaaattagccgggcgtggtggcgcacacctgtaatcccagctactcaggaagctgaggcatgagaatcacttgaacccgggaggcagaggttgcagtgagccgagatcacgcccctgtactcatgcctgggtgacagagcaagactctgtctcaagaaaaaaaatgtttaaaaagttccTCAGAGCAGGCATGCTGGGGATTAGGATTGAGATCCAGCACAAGGCCTTGCGGGGACAACAGATGCATTTTTGGACAGGAAAAtgcctgccttgtcctctttGCCTGCTTCCTGTGTGTTTTGCAGACCAGTCACCCCATGTGACCGCTGGTCGGGGGCCCTTCCTGGGCTGGGGCTCTCCTCTGGGCTCAAActcacccctcctcctcccccgcAGATCTTCGGGGGCCTGGTGTGGATCCTGGTGGCCTCCTCCCTGGTGCCCTGGCCCCTGGTCCAGGGCTGGGTGATGTTCGTGTCTGTGTTCTGCTTCGTGGCCACCACCACCTTGATCATCCTGTACCTAATTGGAGCCCACGGTGGAGAGACTTCCTGGGTCACCTTGGTGAGTGCAGCCCAGGGCGACTGCTGGCTGTAGTGGGGGGCGGGGCGGCAGGAGTACTGGCCCCTGGCCCGGTAGGGTGGGCTTTCCCAGTGCCAGGTGAGACTTCTCCATAGACGTCACCCCACCACGTTCCAAGGCTGAGCCTGCCCAGGGCTCCCGGCGCGGAATCAGGAGAGGCAGGGGCAGAGGCAAGGTCTCCACTGCCAACCCTCATTGGACCTGTTCTGTTCTCCCGCATGACTGCCTTTCCATGGATAACCAGCTGCCCAGCCCCCACACCACCTGTACCCACCAGGTGCCTGCCTGCCCCTCCCATCACCCGCGAGGGCGGTTTTCATCTCAGGGGAGCGGGGCCCTGGAGGCTGACCAAGGTGTTGGGCTCCGGAAACTGGCTCTGAGGGTCAGGCCATGGTTACTGTCCAGCTCCAAGCAGGGCTGCCACAGAGCACAGGGAAACAGAAGTGGCCTTTGGTCGTTATTCTGTATAAATTCTGCCTTGAGGGCCACGAAAAGGTAACTTTTACATGTATGACACTTGTCCCTTACCTGCTGTAGGGGTGGTGGGGCCGTTTGGCCAAGCCAGTCTCAAAAGTTCTGCTACTTAGACTTTCGAAATCACTTCCAAATCACAACTACGTAAAACCCTGTTTTAGTacctttttgctttcatttatttctttattttgagttgggggtctcattctgtcacccaggctggagtgcagtggcacaatctcatctcactgcagcctcaacctcccaggctcaagtgatggtcctgccacagcctcctgagtagctgggactgcaggcatgtgccaccacacccagctaagatTTCTTGTTTTGTGTAGAAATGGGGATCtaactatgtttcccaggctggtctcaagtcctggcctcaagagatcctcctgcaccaacctcccaaagctctaggattacagtcgtgagccaccacgccgagcccttttttgcttttaaatataccAGGAgccaaaaataagcaatgaaacaaaacaaaacaatagcaacaGCATGGTCCTGCCTCATCCTGCACTGGTCAGTGAGGCCACACCCACGCTGGACTGTGGCCATGCACGACACTTCTCGGATCCAGGACGAGCTTTTCCCTGGGACACCCCAAGCTGCTGgcccctcctccacctctcccttGACCCTTCCTCAGGGGAGACCCATGTCCCATCCGAAGTGCTTGCTCTGGCCCCACGGCAGTGAAGTGAGACTCAGTGCAGCAGGGCAGGCATGGGACCTCCGTGACAAGGTTGGGAGGGGTGGGATTCAAAGGAAGTAGGGGGAGAGGCAAGGGACGGGGGTGGAGGGGACCTCAGCTCTGCATCTGGGCCccgtctctctctccccatccctctgACGCTCCGTCTGCCCCGCAGGACGCAGCCTACCACTGTACTGCTGCCCTCTTTTACCTCAGCGCCTCGGTCCTGGAGGCCCTGGCCACCATCACGATGCAAGACGGCTTCACCTACAGGCACTACCACGAAAACATTGCTGCTGTGGTGAGTCTGGGCACCCGGGGCTGTGTCCACAGCGGGCGGCTCCGCGGCTGGCAGGGTGTGTGTGGAGGCTGCCCAGGCCCTCTCTTTTCAGCTCAGTAACTTTGGAGTGAGGTCAAACCTTGCCTTCATCCCTGGAGCAGGAAAGCCCCAGAGAAAGGGGGTGTCGTGTCGTGCCCAAGGCTCTGCTTAGTCGTCCGGCCAGGGCTGCATGCCCTAGGCCTGGGTGGGCTTTGCAGAGGGCAGACGTGTGAGGGGATGCAGCTGCCCAACGCCTTACCCAGGTGCTCTGTGAACAATCTTATTCAACATCCACGGCAACCCTACAGCCCAGGATTATGACACCCATCTCACAGGTGAAGTGGGCCAGAGAGTGTGGGTGATGGGCCCAAGATCACCAGGCATCGTAGGGCCCAGCATCAAGGCCGGGGGCCCAGTCCCCACACCCTCAGCACCGGTTTGGGGCCGTGAGTCTGGCCACATGGGTCTCCTGACGCTCCCCACGCGGCCGTCCATTGAAGCATTCAGCCAGGGGTGGGGACACTGGAGCCAGGTGGATTGTCCTCTTAATGGACTGGATCAGAATGACAGGGTAACAGAATACAGTGTTTCATCACGTGGTTTTCAGAGCTGAGCATGTGTGCCCTTGCACCAGTCTACGATATAAAACACGCTTCTGACTGTGGGTATTGTTAAAAAGTAAGAAGTTTCAGAAAGAGCATTCGTCAGATATCTAGAACTTGACCTATGAATTATGCAAATCCCAAGGTAGAATGTAGTGATGTCCCGCGTTGTCCCATCTCCCAACACGGCTGGTTTCCAAGCAGCAGCACGGCCAGGTGGCTCCTGACTGATCTTCCTTCCTGGGGAGGCTGGTGACCCACCCTCCATCTTTTTCACGCAATTCCCTCTCATCTCCCTCTCCCAAGGCCGCTTCATACCTCCCCCATCCCAACCAAGCCTTCTCTTTTAACAAACATCAGCAAAGTGTCTGATAATAATTTCCATAAAACTGTGGTGGGCAAGGGTTGCGAAATGCAGATGGGATGTGGTCAGTGGGTCAGCACTTGATGGAAAAACCCAGCTAGGGGAACGAACGCCCCTTCCTGCTGCGTGGGTCTCTAGTTGGGAACCACTAGGCTCTACTGCCTTCCGACTTTTCTCTTTTACCTTTTATCAAAGGCAGCACACAGCCAGAGAGGCGTGCAGTTACAAGCCCACAGCTCAACAGATTTCATACAGCAAACTCCCTGTGTGGCTGGTGTCTGGACTAAGAATTAGGGCCTGATAAACCACTCCCAGAAATCCCCTCAAGTCCTGTCCCCATCACTGTGCCCCACCACCACCCAATTCTGATTTCTGGCACCTGTTCAGTCTCGCCTGCCtttgaacttcatataagtggaattatacagtggGGACTCATGTGGCTTCTTTCTCTCACccttatgtttgtgagattcactCAAGCGACAAGTGTGTAGATGTGGGTTGTTTGTTCtcatgactgtgtagtattccctTGTAGGAATAGACCAACAGCTACTTATCCATCCCATGATTGACCATGTTCCcatttttttagttgagatggatAGACACGAATATGCTCATGCAGACAGGAGGGTTACAATTGAGAACCGAGTGTTCTCAGCTGGCAGATGCACCCAAATAAAACCACTAAGGGGAAATCTGCACGGTGTTCGATGTAAAGTCACGCCTTTCAACTCACAGTATCAACTGCATCTgactgtgagagagaaagaagtccGTTACTCAGGATTCAATCCCAGACCCGCCCAACCGCAGCATGTCCAGTCCAGGCGATACTGGGGTGCAAGGAGGCACCTCACACCCTCTCTCACACAGCCTGGTTTTGGAAGCAGCCAGCCTGCCTCACCTCCACTCTGTGGCTACTAATCAGGGCCTGTTCCAAGCTgagctcctccctctctcctttgtgGGTGGCAGAGCTGCTTTGCCAAAGGGACCCCGGGGATTGGTGGAAGTTGACTGGGACGAGATGGAAATTTCTGGAGAAATCTGGAGGTTTCTAGATTATACAATGGTAGGCGGCGATGGCTGCAGTTTAGGGAGAGAGTTTTCTGAAGCCAAAATTTGCCCATTTGTGCCCAGCTCTACGTGTTCCCAGTGGGCCATTTCTTGACTCCACTTGGAAAATGAGTCTCCACCGCTCTTCCTGCTGGGGACTTCCAAGGTGCTTCTGCCAAAGGCCCTCGTTGGTCTGGAACGCCCACCGTCTGCGGAGGGCTGCCCACTGGGGTCTGACTGCCTGCCCCAGATACGCTCTCTTAAATGTGTTATTCAATCATTCGGCTTCCTTGCCGCCTGCGGGCAATGAGGGAAAGGGCTTGCCCGGGTGTAGAGGCAGGAGAGCAGGCGCCCTGAGGGCTGGGGTGGATGGGCATTTTCAGGAGTCACAGAGGCGTAGCCGCCCTCAATGGATGTTATGCCCAAGCTGGAAACTCTTGACCTccacccaaggtcacaaaaccaGGTGCAGAGATTGGGCTCGGCAGCAGGCAGGCCTCAGGGAGTGGGGCGATGGGAGCAGACAGTGCTCAGGAGGACACAGCAAGTCCCCAGCGAGCAGGGCCATCGCTCCCGGGGCCACAGTGGCTGATTGGATGGTCCCAACAGCAAGGCCCCTCCTTTCGACAAAAGCTCAAACTCCCTCCTCCCCTTCGCTGTCCCTCACTCCCTATGAAGTCTGGCTCCCTCAGCCACACCTGTGACATTAAGAacccaaaacaaaataatgatcGGGCGAGGATGTCCAGGCAGCACGGAGACTTTCACCAGGGCCAGCAAACCCAGGTATTTACAATCTCTCAACCAAGCCACCAGGACCACAGCTGGAGGGTGCTGGTCTCACTGCTGGGGGAGGACGTT
This DNA window, taken from Macaca thibetana thibetana isolate TM-01 chromosome 13, ASM2454274v1, whole genome shotgun sequence, encodes the following:
- the MAL gene encoding myelin and lymphocyte protein — translated: MAPAAASGGSTLPSGFSVFTTFPDLLFIFEFIFGGLVWILVASSLVPWPLVQGWVMFVSVFCFVATTTLIILYLIGAHGGETSWVTLDAAYHCTAALFYLSASVLEALATITMQDGFTYRHYHENIAAVVFSYVATLLYVVHAVFSLIRWKSS